DNA sequence from the Cronobacter turicensis z3032 genome:
TATGACAGCAACGAGCCGGGCGCTACCGAAAACGCGGTGCGTAAGCTTGCCGACAGGCTGGATATGAGCGAGAGCGAGATCCACCGGGCGCTGGCGAAAGGGGATAGCGAGGATTTCAGCGACAGCGCGCTGTACAAAAAAGTCTTTGCGCTGGCGGATAAACGCGCGGGCCGTGCATTACCGCGTGAGTTACTGCCGGGTATTCAACTGGAAAGCCCGAAGATCACGCGTAAGCTCACCACAGCGTGGTTTGCAAAGCGTGTGGACGACCGTCGGGCACGCTGTATGAGTAAAGGTTAAAAGCGACGACGTCGCAGGCGGAAGAAAAACGCCATGACCATCGCAAAGATGCAGCCTGCGAGAAATGGCACCAGCGCAAAGATGGTGCCGACAGCGAGCCCCATTTTGATTTGCGGACGGCCGTTTTCCTGCATTTGCATCAGATTATCCAGAACGCCTGGCGCATGCACCACGACATTCAGGAGTTGCGCGCCAACCCAGAAAGAGAACAGTACAAACAGCGCGTAGGCGAGGTTGCCGAGCGCGGTGGATCTTCCTGGTTTCCCGGCGATTATGGGTTTGGGTAACGATATCTCAGCCATACAGACCTCCGGGGATTTTACCTTCGTACTGGCGTCACGCCAGGGTGCTACAAGGGGAAGTTTGGCAGGAGATTTTATTTGTCAATATCGGATTCGTGGTAATTTGGCGGGCAGATTACTCCTGAATGTCAAAATTATGTCGATTCTCACATTTCCGTAACTCAATTAATAAATGCTTAACATTCGGAATTTTCTTGCCTCACAACGCGTTATTACCGGTGCGCTTACGCCAGTTTACTGACGCTTTTAAACCCCTTTAAGCGTAACCGTAACGCGCGTCACACCGCGCGACGCGGGCCACAGACAGGCACGACGCGATATGCGAAGATGCTTTTTTTGACGCTTTCGGAGTAACCATGCAACTCTCTGCCAAAATTCGCCGTGACTGGCACTATTATGCGGTCGCTATAGGCCTGATTTTTATTATGAATGGCGTGATTGGTCTGCTGGGATTTGAGGCGAAGGGCTGGCAAACCTATGCGGTGGGGCTGGTGACCTGGGTTATCTGTTTCTGGATAGCGGGCTTTATCATCCGCCGTCGCCCGGAAGAACCGAGCGCGGCGGAAGCGGAAGAGTAACGGCTGGCGTTTAGCCGGTGATGGAGCTTTTCAGCGCCGCATCGACCTGATGACGCTCCAGCGCCAGTTCAATCAGGCGGGTAATCAATTGCTGGTAACCCATACCGCTCGCCTGCCACAGCTTCGGATACATGCTGATATTGGTAAAGCCCGGCAGCGTGTTGATCTCATTGATGATCACCTCGTTGTCCGGCGTCAGGAACACGTCAACGCGCGCGAGCCCGGCACATTCCAGCGCCTGGAACGCGCGAACCGCGATAGCGCGGATCTTCTCATTCACGTCAGGCGCGATATCCGCAGGCACCACCACGCGGGCGGCCTGATCGTCGATGTATTTGGTGTCGTAGGAATAAAACTCGCTGCTCACCACGATCTCCCCACAGGTACTCGCCTGCGGCTCCTCGTTGCCGAGCACCGCGCACTCGATTTCACGGCCTTTAATGCCGGTTTCCACCACCACTTTATGGTCGAACTCAAACGCCAGCGCGACGGCCGCGTGATACTGCGCCTCGTCGTTAACCTTACTGACGCCGACAGAGGAGCCCTGATTAGCAGGCTTGACGAACAGCGGCAGACCAAGCTGCGCTTTTACTTCCGCGAAGGTGATGCGCTGGCGGTTCGCGCGGGTGAGCGTAATAAAGGGCGCGACCGCAAGACCGGCGTCGCGCAGCAGACGTTTGGCGACGTCTTTATCCATGCTTACCGCCGAGCCCAGCACGCCGGAGCCGACAAACGGAATGTTCGCCATGCGCAGCATCCCCTGCAGCGAGCCGTCTTCGCCGAGCGTGCCATGGACTATCGGGAAGATAACATCCAGCTGCGGCAGCGCCTGGCGGTTGTCAGATTCGATGAGTTGCTGCTGGCTGAGGCCCGGGATCAGCGCGACATTTTTCTCGGAGCGGTGCAGGGCGATGCGCGCCGGATCTTCGGCGTTCAGCAGATAGCGTGAC
Encoded proteins:
- the yaiY gene encoding Inner membrane protein yaiY; its protein translation is MAEISLPKPIIAGKPGRSTALGNLAYALFVLFSFWVGAQLLNVVVHAPGVLDNLMQMQENGRPQIKMGLAVGTIFALVPFLAGCIFAMVMAFFFRLRRRRF
- the yaiZ gene encoding Uncharacterized protein yaiZ, with translation MQLSAKIRRDWHYYAVAIGLIFIMNGVIGLLGFEAKGWQTYAVGLVTWVICFWIAGFIIRRRPEEPSAAEAEE
- the ddlA gene encoding D-alanine--D-alanine ligase A, with product MAKLRVGIVFGGKSAEHEVSLQSAKNIVDAIDKEKFDVVLLGIDKQGQWHVNDASRYLLNAEDPARIALHRSEKNVALIPGLSQQQLIESDNRQALPQLDVIFPIVHGTLGEDGSLQGMLRMANIPFVGSGVLGSAVSMDKDVAKRLLRDAGLAVAPFITLTRANRQRITFAEVKAQLGLPLFVKPANQGSSVGVSKVNDEAQYHAAVALAFEFDHKVVVETGIKGREIECAVLGNEEPQASTCGEIVVSSEFYSYDTKYIDDQAARVVVPADIAPDVNEKIRAIAVRAFQALECAGLARVDVFLTPDNEVIINEINTLPGFTNISMYPKLWQASGMGYQQLITRLIELALERHQVDAALKSSITG